A single window of Salvia splendens isolate huo1 chromosome 8, SspV2, whole genome shotgun sequence DNA harbors:
- the LOC121744597 gene encoding transcription repressor MYB5-like, with protein MRSFSSRAAVAGGGKKAETGLKRGPWTAEEDELLRDYIKREGEGGCRTLPKKAGLLRCGKSCRLRWMNYLRPSVKRGRISEDEEDLILRLLGNRWSLIAGRIPGRTDNEIKNYWNTHLSSRKLISQGIDPKIHQPFDPNPSIDQNQSLISNPNPSIIKHNHSLNQEGDEDCCNDEDSLSSFLNSLINDEMFSSHHQQ; from the exons ATGAGAAGCTTCTCGTCTAGGGCCGCCGTCGCCGGTGGCGGGAAGAAGGCGGAGACAGGGCTGAAGAGGGGGCCGTGGACGGCGGAGGAGGACGAGCTGCTGAGGGACTACATAAAGAGAGAGGGCGAGGGAGGATGTCGGACTTTGCCCAAGAAGGCGGGGCTCCTCCGCTGCGGGAAGAGCTGCCGCCTTCGTTGGATGAACTACCTCCGCCCCTCGGTTAAGCGCGGCCGCATCTCCGAAGACGAGGAAGATctcatcctccgcctcctcggAAACAG ATGGTCACTAATAGCCGGAAGAATTCCCGGACGGACAGACAATGAGATCAAGAATTACTGGAACACGCATCTAAGTAGTAGGAAGCTAATTAGCCAAGGAATTGATCCCAAAATTCACCAACCCTTTGACCCTAATCCCTCAATTGATCAAAATCAATCACTAATTAGCAACCCTAATCCCTCTATTATTAAGCATAATCATTCACTTAATCAAGAAGGAGATGAAGATTGCTGCAACGACGAAGACTCTCTCTCTTCATTCTTGAATTCGTTGATTAATGATGAGATGTTCAGCAGCCACCACCAGCAGTAA